One segment of Acidianus sp. HS-5 DNA contains the following:
- a CDS encoding MFS transporter, with product MQKYIHAVTSSTLAWAGNIYDLVLITYAYTFLNKILGLSYLDLTIIFSLGLIGRVVGASIFGKMADTKGRKIVALAGTAGYSIFQILFAFSTSFPLMSVFRTIEGVFMGAQWTSGTVLAIEQSPKQKLQLVNSVVQSGYALGYALTGVTFMLMSSDLTSLEGYRIFMLTGSLPLIIVPYIYFKVTEDFKPSVTQMKVNVKDYSPYFIRASLAMSGMFIAYLSVFSIYPDFAKASGFPDYYVGLLMAVANGVQGVSYIIFGRLSYIAGVFKLVYVGIAGLLVASFLSMPIISSFKDIPIMSAGVYLYAFAVGFWPLISGIAASSVPPEVRAFLTGSAYNIGAVAGGVVSAVIGGIIDVFGMASLPYFVDGIEFASLAVVFISMFTWPMKIENRA from the coding sequence ATGCAAAAGTATATTCACGCAGTAACTTCATCAACTTTAGCCTGGGCAGGAAACATTTACGACTTAGTGTTAATAACATATGCTTACACTTTCCTAAATAAGATCCTAGGATTAAGTTATCTAGATTTAACTATAATATTCTCTCTTGGGCTGATAGGAAGGGTTGTAGGGGCAAGCATTTTCGGTAAGATGGCTGATACTAAAGGAAGAAAAATAGTAGCACTGGCAGGCACTGCAGGGTACTCTATATTTCAGATTTTATTCGCATTTTCAACTTCTTTTCCATTAATGTCTGTATTCAGGACAATTGAAGGAGTCTTTATGGGTGCCCAGTGGACTTCCGGTACAGTGCTAGCTATTGAACAGTCTCCTAAGCAGAAGTTACAGCTCGTAAACAGTGTAGTTCAATCAGGTTATGCTTTAGGTTATGCGCTTACCGGGGTTACTTTCATGTTAATGAGTAGTGATTTAACTTCTCTGGAAGGTTATAGAATTTTCATGCTAACCGGTTCATTGCCCCTCATCATAGTTCCTTACATTTACTTTAAAGTTACGGAGGATTTCAAACCTTCAGTTACTCAAATGAAAGTTAATGTTAAGGATTATTCACCTTATTTCATTAGGGCTTCACTAGCTATGAGCGGTATGTTTATCGCATATTTATCAGTTTTCAGTATTTATCCTGATTTCGCTAAGGCATCAGGGTTCCCTGATTATTACGTAGGACTTTTAATGGCTGTAGCTAATGGAGTCCAGGGAGTTTCTTACATTATTTTCGGTAGGCTTTCTTACATTGCAGGGGTCTTTAAATTAGTATACGTAGGAATTGCAGGGTTATTAGTCGCTTCATTCTTATCAATGCCAATAATTTCCTCTTTCAAGGATATTCCAATAATGAGTGCTGGCGTTTATCTTTATGCTTTTGCTGTAGGTTTTTGGCCTTTGATTTCTGGTATTGCTGCTAGTAGTGTCCCTCCAGAAGTTAGAGCGTTCCTAACGGGTTCTGCTTATAATATTGGTGCAGTTGCTGGTGGTGTAGTATCAGCTGTGATTGGTGGAATTATTGATGTTTTTGGAATGGCTTCATTACCTTACTTTGTTGACGGAATAGAATTCGCATCATTGGCAGTAGTTTTCATATCAATGTTTACTTGGCCTATGAAGATAGAGAATAGAGCTTGA
- a CDS encoding type II toxin-antitoxin system VapC family toxin, translating into MIFLDANFIIYLNLGVKEIENFYIKVLQEDQLAIDSLVIDEVIYISKKKYNVNFNDTINFLDEIVLPNSLILPIRKEDYETAKSIMLNYNLKPSDAFHVAVMLNNSINKIISEDKDFDRVKEIERIWLT; encoded by the coding sequence ATGATATTTCTTGACGCAAACTTTATCATTTACTTAAATCTAGGGGTAAAAGAAATAGAAAATTTTTATATTAAAGTATTACAAGAAGATCAACTAGCCATAGATTCATTAGTTATAGATGAAGTAATTTACATTTCAAAGAAAAAATATAACGTAAACTTTAACGATACAATAAATTTTCTGGATGAGATTGTCTTACCCAATTCTTTAATCCTTCCAATACGGAAGGAAGATTACGAAACCGCAAAAAGCATAATGTTAAATTATAATCTAAAACCGTCAGACGCGTTTCACGTTGCAGTAATGCTAAATAATTCAATTAATAAAATTATAAGTGAGGATAAGGATTTTGATAGAGTAAAAGAAATTGAAAGAATTTGGTTGACATAA
- a CDS encoding AbrB/MazE/SpoVT family DNA-binding domain-containing protein has protein sequence MTLRIEVGKKGYIIIPKDIRDLLGIKEGDRLILSVYDGKIILEPERKINVSEILKRLEEHHARISSYAKSAKLGDLANSSLEEEFDDIS, from the coding sequence TTGACTCTAAGAATTGAAGTTGGAAAGAAGGGTTACATAATTATTCCTAAGGACATCAGAGACCTCCTAGGTATAAAAGAAGGTGACAGGCTTATCCTGAGCGTTTATGATGGTAAAATTATTCTTGAGCCTGAAAGAAAAATTAACGTCAGCGAAATTTTAAAAAGACTAGAGGAACATCATGCTAGAATTTCATCTTATGCAAAAAGTGCAAAATTAGGAGACCTAGCAAATTCAAGCCTTGAAGAGGAGTTCGATGATATTTCTTGA
- a CDS encoding PIN domain-containing protein, translated as MDSYAWIELFLGSEKGKKVKELLSSASEIITPDIVLAEIARKYIREGFGEKEVKERLKFIEENSIIMCLDSEISIEGGKAYLELNTKSQREGKNKPALTDSILLAISRKCSAKIITGDKIFEGMREVIMI; from the coding sequence ATGGATAGTTATGCATGGATAGAACTATTCTTAGGAAGCGAGAAGGGGAAGAAGGTTAAGGAACTGCTCTCCTCTGCGAGTGAAATTATTACCCCTGACATAGTTCTTGCAGAGATTGCTAGGAAATATATTAGGGAAGGATTTGGAGAAAAGGAAGTTAAGGAGAGGCTAAAGTTTATAGAAGAGAATAGCATAATTATGTGTTTAGATTCTGAAATAAGTATAGAAGGAGGAAAAGCTTATCTAGAACTGAATACAAAATCTCAAAGGGAAGGAAAGAACAAGCCTGCACTAACGGATTCTATACTCTTAGCAATAAGCAGAAAGTGTTCCGCGAAAATTATAACAGGAGATAAGATATTTGAAGGAATGAGAGAAGTAATAATGATCTAA
- a CDS encoding urease subunit gamma, which translates to MFLTPREQEKLLISWAAELARRRKAKGLKLNYEEAMAIIVDYIMESAREGKPMSEIIKEAQELLKEEDVMEGVPDLLDIVQVEATFPDGTKLVTVRNPIKSSSSMRTFEIKPGEIEIPEDREIEITNSGDRPIQVSSHFHLFEVNKALKMDREKVFGYRLAIPAGTAIRFEPGQTKIVKIRKMGGNRRVTGLNGLTEGSLDHNKQEAINKAKERGFM; encoded by the coding sequence ATGTTCCTTACTCCAAGAGAACAGGAAAAACTCCTAATATCATGGGCAGCAGAGTTAGCAAGAAGAAGGAAGGCTAAAGGGTTAAAACTGAATTACGAAGAGGCAATGGCAATAATAGTTGATTACATCATGGAAAGCGCTAGAGAAGGAAAACCCATGAGCGAGATAATAAAAGAAGCACAAGAATTGCTTAAGGAAGAAGACGTAATGGAGGGAGTTCCGGATTTGCTTGATATAGTTCAAGTTGAGGCAACTTTTCCTGACGGAACTAAATTGGTTACAGTTAGGAATCCTATAAAGTCTTCATCTTCAATGAGAACCTTTGAGATAAAACCGGGAGAGATAGAAATTCCTGAGGACAGAGAAATTGAAATTACAAACTCGGGAGATAGACCTATACAAGTAAGTTCCCACTTCCACTTATTTGAGGTAAATAAGGCTTTAAAAATGGATAGGGAAAAGGTATTCGGTTATAGGCTAGCGATACCAGCAGGCACTGCAATAAGGTTTGAGCCAGGACAAACCAAGATTGTTAAAATAAGGAAAATGGGAGGAAATAGGAGAGTTACGGGATTAAATGGATTAACAGAAGGCTCATTAGACCACAATAAGCAGGAAGCAATAAATAAAGCAAAGGAGAGGGGATTCATGTGA
- the cpsA gene encoding carboxypeptidase CpsA, with product MDLEKLKMDALEIEDRIIEIRRKIHEYPELSYKEYNTAKLVAETLKSLGIEVKVGVGLPTAVLGILRTSKPGKVVALRADMDALPVEEMTDLPYKSKVNGVMHACGHDTHVAMLLGAAMLLAKNIDMISGEVRFIFQPAEEDGGLGGAKPMIDAGVMDGVDYVFGLHISSAYPAGVFVTRKGPLMATPDAFKIVVHGKGGHGSAPHETIDPVYISLLIANAIYGITARQIDPVQPFVISITSIHAGTKDNIIPDDAVMEGTVRSLDEKVRSKALDYMQRIVSSICGIYGAECKIEFMKDVYPTTVNDPETTEEVMKLLSQISKVEETQPILGAEDFSRFLQKAKGTYFFLGTRSEKLGCIYPNHSSKFCVDESVLKLGALAHAVLAIEFTNKK from the coding sequence ATGGATCTTGAAAAGTTAAAAATGGATGCCCTAGAAATTGAGGATAGAATCATTGAAATAAGGAGGAAAATACACGAGTACCCCGAACTTTCCTACAAAGAGTACAATACTGCAAAGCTTGTTGCAGAAACTCTGAAGAGCCTTGGAATAGAAGTTAAAGTAGGCGTAGGATTACCTACTGCAGTCCTCGGTATCTTGAGGACGTCAAAGCCTGGAAAAGTGGTAGCTTTAAGGGCAGACATGGACGCACTTCCAGTTGAGGAAATGACTGACTTACCTTATAAATCTAAAGTAAATGGAGTAATGCATGCTTGCGGTCACGATACACACGTTGCAATGCTTTTAGGTGCTGCAATGCTACTTGCAAAGAACATTGACATGATTTCGGGAGAAGTTAGGTTCATTTTCCAACCTGCAGAAGAAGACGGAGGATTAGGAGGAGCAAAGCCCATGATAGATGCAGGAGTAATGGACGGGGTAGATTACGTTTTTGGGTTACACATATCCTCAGCTTACCCTGCAGGAGTTTTCGTAACTAGGAAAGGACCTTTAATGGCAACTCCAGATGCGTTTAAGATCGTTGTTCACGGTAAAGGAGGTCACGGGTCTGCTCCGCATGAGACTATAGACCCCGTCTATATTTCACTCCTCATAGCTAACGCAATTTACGGAATAACTGCTAGGCAAATAGATCCTGTTCAACCTTTCGTTATCTCAATAACTTCCATTCACGCAGGTACTAAGGATAATATAATTCCTGACGACGCAGTAATGGAAGGAACTGTAAGGAGCCTGGACGAGAAAGTAAGGAGTAAGGCTTTAGATTATATGCAAAGGATTGTATCGTCTATTTGCGGAATTTACGGTGCAGAGTGTAAAATAGAGTTCATGAAGGACGTTTACCCTACAACGGTTAATGATCCTGAAACTACTGAGGAGGTTATGAAATTGTTAAGCCAAATTTCGAAAGTTGAGGAAACTCAACCTATCTTAGGTGCAGAGGACTTCTCAAGGTTCTTGCAGAAGGCTAAGGGTACTTACTTCTTCCTAGGGACTAGGAGTGAAAAACTAGGTTGTATTTATCCAAACCATAGTTCTAAATTCTGCGTGGATGAGAGTGTACTAAAGTTAGGTGCTTTAGCTCACGCAGTCTTAGCAATAGAATTTACTAATAAGAAATAG
- a CDS encoding MFS transporter, translating to MKEYIHATISSTLSWAGNIYDLLLITYVYSYLMSAFSLNYLDISILFALGLIGRVIGGMIFGKYADAIGRKPVMIIGTGGYALFQGLMAFSPNAILLFLFRGLEGLFMGAAWTAGMVLAYEKAPVSVRGFITGIYQAGYGIGYALTGLTYFLFLSSLASDWRLFLLTGSLPLALLPYIQLKVGESIKKAEVEKPRYNDYLNVLIKATAAMGGMFIAYFSVFGNYTTIALDYAKMPPYFLAILMLIANLVLAGSFVIFGKLADKFDKRKLIYAGVAGLLVSIPFSVPIFSSLINTYIMFLGTVVFAFSTGFWPVMPLLLADSVPMNVRGFLSGFSYNMGGLMGGIADIILGAISSIYGYDALTKAIDGFVISALVLVFVSVITWPKRRISVKS from the coding sequence ATGAAGGAGTACATTCATGCTACAATATCTTCTACATTATCTTGGGCAGGTAATATTTACGATTTACTTCTAATTACTTACGTTTATTCTTACTTAATGTCGGCCTTCTCCTTAAATTATCTGGATATCTCAATATTATTCGCCTTAGGTTTAATAGGGAGAGTAATAGGAGGAATGATATTCGGGAAATACGCTGACGCAATAGGCAGGAAGCCTGTAATGATAATAGGGACCGGAGGTTATGCATTATTTCAAGGTTTAATGGCTTTCTCTCCTAACGCTATCTTACTGTTCTTGTTCAGAGGGCTTGAAGGATTATTCATGGGTGCAGCATGGACTGCAGGGATGGTTTTAGCTTATGAGAAAGCTCCAGTGAGTGTAAGAGGTTTTATTACTGGAATTTACCAAGCGGGTTACGGAATAGGTTATGCTTTGACAGGATTAACCTACTTTTTGTTTTTATCATCCCTAGCAAGTGATTGGAGGTTATTCCTCCTCACGGGTTCTTTACCCTTAGCTCTTCTCCCTTATATACAACTTAAGGTTGGAGAAAGCATTAAAAAGGCTGAAGTTGAGAAACCAAGATATAATGACTACCTTAACGTTCTTATTAAGGCAACTGCAGCAATGGGCGGAATGTTTATTGCATACTTTTCCGTTTTCGGTAATTATACTACCATTGCGTTAGACTATGCAAAGATGCCTCCATATTTTCTTGCAATCCTAATGCTTATAGCAAATCTTGTACTTGCAGGTTCCTTTGTAATTTTCGGAAAACTCGCTGATAAATTTGATAAGAGGAAGTTAATTTATGCAGGTGTTGCAGGTTTGCTTGTTTCCATTCCATTCTCTGTACCAATTTTCTCCTCCTTAATTAATACTTATATAATGTTTTTAGGAACTGTAGTTTTTGCGTTCTCAACGGGCTTCTGGCCTGTAATGCCATTACTTTTAGCAGACTCCGTGCCTATGAATGTTAGAGGATTCCTTTCTGGATTTTCATATAACATGGGAGGTTTAATGGGAGGCATAGCAGACATTATCCTTGGTGCAATTTCCTCAATTTACGGTTATGATGCGTTAACAAAAGCAATAGATGGTTTCGTGATATCAGCACTAGTGCTTGTATTCGTAAGCGTAATAACCTGGCCAAAGAGGAGGATTAGTGTTAAAAGTTAA
- a CDS encoding phospholipase D-like domain-containing protein has product MKPKTTIIILILMLLSPTPLFSMHSYSSSPSWYVKIKTCQVSIILGPVNSTDIISCLYNGKYVYAEVYELTCCQIANAIINAVKKGGEAFVVLSANVYGGIPSDEEQLVSELNSSGVHVKFLSGYQYVHSKAFIINNCTVILGSINPTYYGIHKDHGIDLDIRNFSIARAFACIILDDYYGKPVTVNYPGIVVSPINSECELSNILSQPGHLYIAMEELYPSSGFYPTIEGHERTIVTSTYSEDNCAKSQLGAVEIPDMTAKVIVVGNYVYIGSVNLDYTSIHCNRELGIVICNPTIARELSSLISNWAGGKVEGGNPLALLSNPRFLLLIIIVLAIVALYFKKHH; this is encoded by the coding sequence ATGAAACCTAAGACAACTATTATAATCCTAATCTTAATGCTACTTTCTCCTACTCCTCTTTTTAGTATGCATTCCTACTCTTCCTCACCGTCGTGGTATGTTAAAATTAAGACTTGTCAAGTTAGCATAATATTAGGTCCAGTCAATTCCACCGATATAATATCCTGCCTTTACAATGGGAAGTACGTTTATGCTGAGGTGTATGAGCTTACATGCTGTCAGATAGCCAATGCAATAATTAATGCAGTTAAGAAAGGTGGAGAAGCTTTTGTAGTACTTTCAGCAAACGTTTACGGTGGAATACCTTCTGATGAAGAGCAATTAGTATCAGAATTGAACTCCTCTGGAGTTCACGTTAAGTTCCTCTCTGGGTATCAATACGTTCACTCAAAGGCTTTCATCATAAACAACTGTACGGTAATTTTAGGGTCAATAAATCCAACTTACTACGGTATCCACAAGGATCACGGGATTGACTTAGATATTCGTAACTTCTCTATAGCCAGGGCTTTCGCTTGTATAATCCTTGACGACTATTACGGTAAGCCGGTAACTGTAAATTACCCTGGGATAGTAGTTTCTCCAATAAACAGCGAGTGTGAGCTTTCCAATATACTTTCACAGCCCGGGCATTTATACATAGCAATGGAGGAGCTTTACCCATCTAGTGGGTTTTACCCAACAATAGAAGGTCATGAGAGGACTATAGTGACTTCAACTTATAGCGAAGATAATTGCGCAAAGAGTCAGCTAGGTGCTGTAGAAATTCCTGACATGACTGCAAAGGTAATAGTTGTAGGAAACTACGTTTATATAGGGAGTGTAAACCTTGATTATACTTCAATACACTGTAATAGAGAATTAGGGATAGTGATCTGCAATCCTACAATTGCTCGCGAGCTTTCTTCCCTGATAAGCAACTGGGCAGGAGGTAAAGTAGAGGGAGGGAATCCTCTTGCATTGCTTAGTAATCCAAGGTTCCTACTGCTAATAATTATAGTATTAGCTATAGTTGCACTGTACTTTAAAAAGCATCACTGA
- a CDS encoding VapB-type antitoxin codes for MVNKVTVKVSESTLEMLKKLKEENNLSSIDDAIQYLIRLYREEKLKTFFGIDKEKITPFTRDDRIEDRDG; via the coding sequence ATGGTAAATAAGGTTACCGTAAAGGTTAGTGAGTCTACACTTGAGATGTTAAAGAAACTTAAGGAGGAGAATAATTTATCTTCAATTGATGATGCAATACAGTACTTGATAAGATTATATAGAGAAGAGAAATTGAAAACATTCTTCGGTATAGATAAAGAAAAGATAACTCCTTTTACTAGAGATGATAGAATTGAAGATCGTGATGGATAG
- the ureC gene encoding urease subunit alpha, translating into MKISRERYAELYGPTEGDKIRLADTNLYVTIEKDLITKGEELVFGAGKVARDGLGLLPTAKEEDAMDLVITNAVIIDPMIGIVKADIGIKDGIIVGIGHAGNPFTMDGVDFVVGSNTEIISGEGLIATPGFIDAHVHWVAPQQVFDALSAGFTTIIGGGTGPAEGTKAVTATPGSWNLKMMMQALDEFPMNFGLTGKGSSSRITMENAITAGACGFKVHEDWGAMPRVIDETLTVADEYDVQVTIHTDTSNESGYLEDTLNAIGGRTIHAYHVEGAGGGHAPDIIRISGEPNVLPSSTNPTKPYTVHTYEEHLEMLMAVHHLNPKVPEDVAYAESRIRAETMAAEDYLHDLGAISMMSSDSQAMGRIGETAIRTFQLAHKMKELDLVKIEDNFRVLRYLSKITINPAITHGISDYVGSLLPGRIADMVLWNPKFFPVKPYMIIKGGAIAWALMGDTNASIAYAQPVVYKPMFGYYSAPMVSFFFTSQEGVKEASKILRRRVLPVKNTRKLGKKDMKYNNALPKIEVDPDTYEVKVDGVVPKVPPAKSLPLTQLYFMW; encoded by the coding sequence GTGAAGATTTCAAGGGAAAGGTACGCTGAACTTTATGGTCCTACTGAAGGTGATAAAATAAGGCTTGCAGACACCAACCTTTATGTAACAATAGAGAAGGATCTAATAACAAAAGGAGAAGAATTAGTATTTGGAGCAGGGAAAGTTGCTAGGGACGGTTTAGGTTTACTTCCTACGGCTAAAGAAGAAGATGCAATGGATTTAGTTATAACTAATGCGGTAATAATAGACCCAATGATAGGTATAGTAAAGGCTGATATAGGAATAAAAGATGGAATAATAGTTGGAATAGGCCACGCAGGAAATCCGTTTACAATGGACGGAGTAGATTTCGTAGTCGGCTCAAATACTGAAATAATATCCGGAGAAGGATTAATTGCAACTCCAGGTTTCATAGACGCTCACGTCCATTGGGTTGCACCTCAGCAAGTATTTGACGCACTTTCAGCAGGTTTTACGACAATAATAGGTGGAGGAACAGGTCCTGCAGAAGGAACTAAGGCTGTAACTGCAACTCCGGGAAGTTGGAATTTAAAAATGATGATGCAGGCTTTAGACGAATTCCCAATGAACTTCGGTTTAACAGGAAAAGGTTCATCAAGTAGGATAACCATGGAAAATGCAATTACTGCTGGTGCGTGCGGTTTTAAAGTACATGAAGACTGGGGAGCTATGCCTAGAGTAATAGATGAGACTTTGACGGTAGCGGATGAATACGACGTGCAGGTTACTATACATACAGACACTTCAAACGAGAGCGGTTACTTGGAAGATACATTAAATGCAATTGGAGGTAGGACAATTCACGCATACCACGTCGAAGGAGCAGGAGGAGGACATGCACCAGACATAATAAGGATTTCTGGGGAACCTAACGTTTTGCCTTCTTCAACAAATCCTACAAAGCCTTATACTGTACATACTTATGAAGAGCACTTGGAAATGTTAATGGCAGTGCACCATTTAAATCCTAAGGTTCCAGAAGACGTTGCTTACGCAGAATCAAGGATAAGGGCAGAAACAATGGCCGCTGAAGATTATTTACACGACTTAGGGGCAATAAGCATGATGTCCTCTGATTCCCAAGCAATGGGAAGGATTGGGGAGACTGCAATTAGGACTTTCCAGTTAGCTCACAAGATGAAGGAACTTGACCTAGTAAAGATTGAAGATAATTTCAGAGTTTTAAGGTATTTATCGAAGATAACCATTAACCCTGCAATAACTCATGGCATTTCAGATTACGTAGGTAGCTTATTACCCGGTAGGATTGCAGATATGGTGCTTTGGAATCCAAAATTCTTCCCAGTAAAACCTTACATGATAATTAAGGGAGGTGCAATAGCCTGGGCTTTAATGGGAGATACTAACGCATCAATTGCCTATGCTCAACCTGTAGTTTACAAACCTATGTTTGGCTACTATTCAGCCCCAATGGTTTCGTTTTTCTTTACTTCTCAGGAAGGAGTAAAGGAGGCTTCAAAAATACTGAGGAGGAGAGTTTTGCCAGTTAAGAATACGAGGAAGTTGGGAAAGAAGGACATGAAGTATAATAATGCATTACCTAAGATAGAAGTTGACCCTGATACTTATGAGGTTAAAGTTGACGGAGTAGTTCCTAAAGTTCCTCCTGCAAAGAGCTTACCTTTAACTCAGCTTTACTTCATGTGGTGA
- a CDS encoding type II toxin-antitoxin system VapC family toxin yields MKEKYVLDAGPLSLLFAGKKEVKKYFEDMYIGNATIYMSEVNLAEFLYHYISKKGKDIALARHRYIRNSPIIIVSPDEKITENAALIKSKYAYLSLADAYLIATAKEVKGKVITTDNDIEKTKEIETITVPLD; encoded by the coding sequence TTGAAAGAGAAATACGTTCTTGATGCAGGACCTTTATCCTTATTATTTGCAGGTAAGAAGGAGGTTAAAAAATATTTTGAAGATATGTACATAGGCAATGCAACAATCTATATGAGTGAGGTGAATCTTGCCGAATTCCTTTATCACTATATTTCAAAGAAAGGGAAGGATATTGCACTAGCTAGACACAGATATATTAGAAATTCTCCAATTATAATAGTATCTCCTGATGAAAAGATAACTGAAAATGCTGCATTAATAAAGAGTAAATATGCTTACTTATCCTTAGCTGATGCATACCTTATAGCTACTGCAAAGGAAGTTAAAGGAAAAGTTATTACTACTGATAATGATATAGAAAAAACTAAAGAAATTGAAACAATAACAGTTCCTTTGGATTAA
- a CDS encoding type 1 glutamine amidotransferase, protein MKVLAIYHHPVERLGNLKIKAEEKFATEIEGNEDFDVLILMGGPMGVYESDKYPFIKKEIELVRNTYAQGKKILGVCLGSQIIAEALGGKVIKGPYGQEVGVQEVSLLDEFKSLFGNDKIKVFQLHGDTFSLPRGAKLLAYSEKYFQAFRIGKALGVQFHEEVDSSIVKEWVETYNLDSSLVDEVRKVEEELKLYSSKLLDFLLHGM, encoded by the coding sequence ATGAAAGTTCTTGCAATATATCACCATCCAGTAGAAAGGTTGGGAAATTTAAAGATTAAAGCTGAGGAAAAGTTTGCTACCGAAATCGAAGGAAACGAGGACTTCGATGTGTTAATACTCATGGGAGGCCCAATGGGAGTTTATGAGAGCGATAAATATCCATTCATAAAAAAGGAGATTGAGCTCGTAAGGAATACATACGCTCAAGGTAAGAAAATCTTAGGAGTTTGCTTAGGTTCGCAAATAATCGCTGAAGCATTAGGAGGAAAGGTTATTAAAGGTCCTTATGGACAGGAAGTGGGAGTGCAAGAAGTTAGTTTACTTGACGAGTTTAAGAGTCTGTTTGGCAATGATAAGATTAAAGTATTTCAACTACACGGTGATACTTTTTCCTTACCTAGGGGAGCTAAGTTACTAGCTTACAGTGAAAAATACTTTCAAGCTTTCAGGATAGGTAAGGCTTTAGGAGTTCAGTTTCACGAGGAGGTTGATTCGTCAATTGTTAAGGAGTGGGTCGAAACTTATAATTTAGACTCATCGCTTGTTGACGAAGTTAGAAAAGTGGAGGAAGAACTAAAATTATACTCTTCAAAACTCTTGGATTTCTTATTACATGGAATGTGA
- a CDS encoding amidohydrolase family protein, translated as MLIKNAKLLDGRIVNIKIEGEKITCIGKCTGDDVIDAEKKLVIPPYFNMHFHLDSAFTQVKNKSGTLWEGIRIWQEIRSKLTEEEVYRNATTAVKLMVAYGTLWIRTHVDVTEKSLKLLRAIKRVKEDFKEIADIQITAFPQDGIYADKGNDEVLRKAVEEGADNVGLIPHNEITREDGVKSIKFAFEVAKEYNKDVDGHIDETDDPNSRFLEVLARETINNSWEWRVTAGHVTAMHSWDPAYRFRILPVVAKAGITVVPNPLINAVLQGRLEGYPKRRGNAPIKEMISSGVNVALGHDCIMDPWYPLGAGNMLQVLFMAIHLDQLTGDEIYNSLDLITYNSAKAWRLKDYGIKEGAEANILITEAEDMIDLLRFMDPPRFVIRKGKVIAKNGKMIFYKGKWEEVKRKPISY; from the coding sequence ATGCTAATAAAGAATGCTAAGTTACTTGACGGGAGGATTGTAAATATAAAAATTGAAGGAGAGAAAATAACTTGCATTGGAAAGTGTACGGGTGACGATGTAATAGACGCTGAAAAGAAACTCGTAATTCCACCTTATTTTAACATGCATTTCCATTTAGATAGTGCATTTACTCAAGTTAAAAATAAGAGCGGTACTTTATGGGAGGGAATAAGGATATGGCAGGAAATTAGGAGTAAGCTTACTGAGGAGGAAGTTTATAGGAACGCTACTACTGCGGTAAAATTAATGGTAGCTTACGGTACTTTGTGGATAAGGACTCATGTCGACGTTACAGAAAAGTCTCTAAAACTTTTAAGGGCTATAAAGAGAGTTAAGGAAGATTTCAAAGAAATAGCTGACATTCAAATAACCGCTTTTCCTCAGGACGGAATTTACGCAGATAAAGGAAACGATGAAGTATTAAGGAAGGCAGTTGAGGAAGGTGCAGATAACGTAGGTTTAATTCCTCATAATGAAATAACTAGGGAAGACGGGGTTAAATCAATAAAGTTTGCATTTGAGGTGGCAAAGGAGTATAATAAAGACGTGGATGGGCATATAGATGAAACTGACGACCCAAATTCTAGATTCTTAGAAGTATTAGCTAGAGAAACCATAAACAATTCTTGGGAGTGGAGAGTAACTGCAGGTCACGTTACCGCAATGCACAGTTGGGATCCTGCTTATAGGTTTAGAATACTCCCTGTTGTTGCTAAGGCAGGAATTACAGTAGTACCTAACCCTCTGATAAATGCGGTACTCCAAGGAAGGCTTGAAGGTTATCCAAAGAGGAGGGGTAATGCTCCTATAAAGGAGATGATAAGCAGTGGAGTTAACGTAGCACTAGGTCACGATTGCATAATGGACCCTTGGTATCCTTTAGGTGCAGGGAACATGTTACAAGTGCTTTTCATGGCAATCCATTTAGACCAACTTACTGGAGACGAAATTTACAACTCTTTAGATTTAATTACATATAATTCAGCCAAAGCTTGGAGGCTTAAAGATTACGGTATAAAGGAAGGAGCTGAGGCAAATATTTTAATAACCGAGGCTGAAGACATGATAGATTTGCTCAGATTTATGGATCCTCCAAGGTTTGTTATAAGGAAGGGTAAGGTTATTGCAAAAAATGGTAAAATGATATTTTATAAAGGAAAGTGGGAGGAAGTGAAAAGAAAACCTATTTCTTATTAG